One bacterium DNA window includes the following coding sequences:
- a CDS encoding amidohydrolase family protein — MNDNIIDVHIHFGAPEDEVSGCYWSEAFTKTAAYYAMLLLTKSLFKKVNITRVEKQILAVINKSKQVGKCILLGMDQVYDEKGMVHPEWTHLHTPNRYLAQMAQENDRVLFGASVHPYRKDWREELDFCLANRAVLCKWIPSSQMIKPDHDLCLPFYQKLAEHDLPLLTHAGPEYAIPSSNQEYNKYNNPKYLRKALELGVTGIIAHCALPYLNKFDKPYLDDYEDSLKLFEEAGKYGWRLYADLSAITGPMRSTYVETIQKTIPAQRILYGSDYPIPISGLSYHSRINVITWFKFLRELGRIKNPLDKNYRIIEKMKFDPCIYTNASTLFARIKYN, encoded by the coding sequence ATGAATGACAATATAATCGACGTCCATATCCATTTCGGTGCACCCGAAGATGAAGTCAGTGGGTGCTACTGGTCCGAAGCGTTCACCAAGACCGCCGCCTATTACGCGATGCTGTTGCTGACCAAATCACTATTCAAAAAGGTGAATATCACGAGGGTGGAAAAGCAGATTCTGGCGGTGATCAACAAATCCAAACAGGTGGGCAAGTGCATATTGCTCGGCATGGATCAGGTGTACGACGAGAAGGGCATGGTGCATCCGGAGTGGACCCACCTCCATACTCCCAACCGCTATCTGGCCCAGATGGCACAAGAAAATGACCGGGTTCTCTTCGGGGCTTCTGTCCATCCTTACCGCAAGGATTGGCGCGAGGAGCTCGATTTTTGCCTGGCTAACCGTGCGGTGCTGTGCAAGTGGATCCCCTCTTCGCAGATGATCAAGCCCGATCATGACCTATGCCTTCCCTTTTATCAAAAGCTAGCCGAGCACGACCTCCCCTTGCTAACACACGCCGGGCCCGAGTACGCCATCCCCTCTTCCAATCAAGAATATAATAAATATAACAATCCCAAATATCTCCGCAAGGCACTGGAACTGGGTGTCACTGGCATTATCGCCCACTGTGCCTTGCCCTACTTAAACAAATTCGACAAACCCTATCTGGATGATTACGAAGACAGCCTTAAGCTTTTCGAGGAAGCCGGGAAGTATGGCTGGAGATTGTACGCCGATCTCTCGGCCATCACCGGTCCCATGCGCTCAACCTATGTAGAAACAATCCAGAAAACCATACCGGCCCAGCGAATCCTTTATGGCAGCGACTACCCCATCCCCATTTCCGGACTGAGCTACCACAGCAGAATTAATGTGATCACCTGGTTCAAGTTCCTCCGAGAGCTGGGGCGAATCAAAAATCCCCTCGATAAGAATTACAGGATCATCGAGAAGATGAAATTCGATCCGTGCATCTATACCAACGCCTCGACGCTCTTTGCCCGGATAAAGTACAATTGA
- a CDS encoding HEAT repeat domain-containing protein: protein MNNPTVTNRRTLLLFFLLTVLSIGDSAYSSLIANQKMTLVRPAKWALIIAVDAPGSSAGNSVGIAREIAAVLRSRYGYDAEHLIELYDENADSRTINTTFFRLIDEINSHDTFYAYFALPVSPYFKEPVLVTSGSDRGGIPFSQIEKVFSSIRARSSFAVFAGCFELTTRWFSTDIRQIIARGPGRIPFPMLSLCANRELEKNPGSTFLAAIRGEAADASGCIKISNLVSYLRRQQPQASFPLYMPYVDPSMEFRFAAEISELNPDLIQQITDPANGSQNRLRAIDELLTSWQRMPEDSKRASVAQLREILQPLARDVKADESLRSRSIQALGQLRDGASMDIITRLLQTSNSVKIKESCIRALAAVPDRDALEVIRNTLGDENPDIRILVIRTLLSLGDANSYPHILEIIRSDQNAAVRLTALELFPFAQLENAQKEEILFQLLRDPAPDIRNEVINTFSLINYQIAIPPMIEQFKRERDERIRQNIAFKLGQLFKEEYRAIVEEILLRALQKDVSRSVRAAAAIALGQIGAKTAEDQLIKGLDDDSRDIRRSAAESLGNLQSGKAAKKLIQLLSDQDAEVRRAAVIALGQIGDAKAIDPLISRLNDDNMYVRAAAGEALEKIKSAPKKNVLVEALNSSSPNMRIEAIRKLAELQNTEAIPHLIRRLADDEYAVRQAAIAGLSQFRDERSFGLISTGLQDDNFLVRQGTAIVLGALATPSALVSLLQHGQDPSSVVRSQIATILGAWDDDRAVDAVVACLNDVDASVANAAAAALVMQVFRLEKQDRRDRLDAIAVTIQDRLANSKKVDRQWDSWFKMFYLNSPSPFLKLAVSASKPSPASAQEPGERMPHLFKEAEVVRVRIENSSDVDYYYVVMDLGDDGSITGLSYFDHTEKVLAHSAAENMAILDLPSGRERASDMIKVFAAPHPIYFPEHFSLDSVLSLLPALQPLYSAGQLIDVTKN from the coding sequence ATGAATAACCCCACTGTTACCAATAGACGGACCTTATTGCTGTTTTTTTTACTCACTGTCCTGTCCATCGGCGATTCCGCCTATTCTAGTCTCATTGCCAATCAAAAAATGACGTTGGTGAGGCCGGCCAAATGGGCGCTGATCATTGCGGTCGATGCGCCGGGTTCATCTGCCGGGAACAGCGTCGGGATTGCACGGGAGATCGCGGCGGTTCTGCGATCCCGTTATGGTTATGATGCTGAGCACTTGATTGAACTATATGATGAAAATGCAGATAGCAGAACCATCAACACCACGTTTTTCCGCCTGATCGACGAGATCAATTCTCACGATACTTTTTATGCCTATTTTGCCCTACCGGTCAGCCCATATTTTAAGGAACCGGTTCTGGTGACATCCGGTTCAGATCGAGGCGGCATTCCCTTTTCACAGATCGAAAAAGTGTTCTCTTCCATCCGGGCGCGCTCATCCTTTGCAGTTTTTGCTGGATGCTTTGAATTAACAACGAGGTGGTTCTCGACCGATATCAGGCAGATTATTGCGAGAGGGCCGGGCAGGATTCCCTTTCCCATGTTGAGTCTATGCGCCAACAGAGAGCTTGAGAAAAATCCAGGTTCGACTTTTCTGGCGGCCATCAGGGGAGAAGCTGCCGATGCAAGCGGCTGCATTAAGATCTCCAATCTGGTTTCCTATTTGCGCCGGCAGCAGCCACAGGCCTCTTTCCCCTTGTATATGCCTTATGTTGATCCATCAATGGAATTCCGCTTTGCCGCCGAGATTTCCGAATTAAATCCGGATCTCATTCAACAGATAACCGATCCGGCGAATGGCAGCCAAAATCGCTTACGCGCCATAGATGAACTGTTGACCTCCTGGCAGAGGATGCCTGAAGACTCGAAAAGAGCGTCAGTTGCACAACTCCGGGAGATTCTCCAGCCGCTCGCGCGGGATGTCAAAGCCGACGAATCGCTGCGCTCCCGGAGTATCCAAGCGTTGGGGCAGCTCAGGGACGGAGCTTCCATGGATATCATCACCCGCCTCCTGCAAACCTCCAATTCCGTTAAGATCAAGGAGTCCTGCATCAGAGCCCTAGCCGCCGTACCCGATCGCGATGCCCTCGAGGTCATACGGAACACGCTCGGCGATGAAAATCCGGATATCAGAATCCTGGTCATCCGCACGCTGCTCAGCCTGGGGGACGCGAATTCATATCCGCACATTCTCGAAATCATCCGATCCGATCAAAACGCAGCTGTCCGGTTGACCGCCCTGGAATTGTTTCCCTTTGCCCAACTTGAAAATGCACAGAAGGAAGAAATTCTGTTCCAGTTGCTGCGTGATCCCGCTCCTGATATACGCAACGAGGTCATCAATACATTTAGTCTCATCAACTACCAAATTGCTATCCCGCCGATGATCGAGCAGTTTAAGCGGGAACGGGATGAGCGCATCCGGCAGAATATCGCCTTCAAACTCGGGCAATTGTTCAAGGAGGAGTACCGTGCTATCGTAGAAGAAATCTTGTTAAGGGCATTACAAAAGGATGTGTCCCGTAGCGTTCGTGCCGCAGCGGCCATCGCACTGGGACAGATCGGAGCAAAAACTGCTGAAGACCAGCTTATCAAAGGGCTTGATGATGACAGCCGTGATATCAGGCGATCAGCGGCGGAATCGTTGGGAAATCTGCAAAGCGGCAAAGCTGCCAAGAAACTCATCCAGCTTCTGAGCGACCAGGATGCAGAGGTGCGCCGCGCGGCGGTCATTGCGCTGGGGCAAATCGGAGATGCCAAAGCAATCGATCCTCTGATCTCGCGTTTGAATGATGACAACATGTATGTGCGCGCCGCCGCCGGGGAGGCGCTCGAGAAAATTAAATCGGCGCCGAAGAAAAATGTCCTGGTAGAGGCCCTGAATTCGTCCTCACCCAATATGCGCATCGAGGCGATTCGCAAATTGGCAGAGCTGCAAAATACTGAAGCGATTCCGCATCTGATAAGAAGATTGGCTGATGATGAATATGCTGTCCGGCAGGCCGCAATTGCGGGATTATCACAGTTCCGGGATGAGCGGTCCTTCGGCCTGATCAGCACGGGACTGCAGGATGATAATTTTCTTGTCCGTCAGGGTACTGCGATTGTGCTCGGGGCATTGGCCACTCCGTCGGCGTTGGTATCTTTACTGCAACATGGACAGGATCCCAGCAGCGTTGTGCGATCCCAAATCGCCACCATCTTGGGTGCGTGGGATGACGATCGGGCTGTCGATGCAGTGGTCGCTTGTCTGAATGATGTCGACGCATCGGTCGCCAACGCCGCAGCGGCTGCCCTGGTCATGCAGGTTTTCCGTCTCGAGAAACAGGATCGCAGAGACAGACTGGATGCGATCGCCGTAACCATTCAGGACAGGTTGGCAAACAGCAAGAAAGTAGATCGCCAATGGGATTCTTGGTTTAAGATGTTCTATTTAAACAGCCCCTCACCTTTCCTAAAGCTAGCCGTTTCGGCGAGCAAACCGAGCCCGGCGAGCGCACAGGAGCCCGGAGAAAGGATGCCCCATCTGTTCAAGGAGGCTGAGGTGGTCAGGGTCAGGATTGAAAATTCTTCTGATGTGGACTATTATTATGTTGTTATGGATCTGGGTGATGACGGTTCCATCACCGGTTTGTCCTACTTTGATCACACTGAGAAGGTTCTGGCCCATTCCGCAGCCGAAAACATGGCGATTCTTGACCTGCCAAGTGGACGTGAACGGGCATCGGATATGATAAAGGTTTTCGCCGCCCCACACCCTATTTATTTCCCGGAGCACTTTTCACTGGATTCTGTTCTATCCCTGCTTCCAGCCCTGCAGCCGCTCTATTCTGCAGGGCAGTTGATCGACGTGACAAAGAATTGA
- a CDS encoding caspase family protein: MIFIKQLALLLTAIAVVFMPPATASSQLVSQKYALLIGVDNYRNTAQGIQQLHFAVSDVDSLATVLRENGFHVVCLRNDDAKREDIVTELNRHAFMLTEDDIFLLFFSGHGIRNQIFNNKTYWLTYDAQLHCLDADGIRFEHLLDYLRDIRAKRKLILLDNCFGGDLVRLVPSALSSEASNRAAGTGAPGGSRSAASDLAISRNVIPLAEIKSQIQSGAQGMVAIAASRAEAMESDIFKHGVFTYAILQAFKSRVADSNNDAQLSIDEFKAYLADSVPKFARQISPSLVQDITEATEGIDLTKWILVNNLPINVTEVEAKYNRYIEKLNRWYQRGWVEHASKLNCRSILVMWKESVASNTAMDEQSKRLFENIQADMENEERPEEFRAGDLNEACKAIQ; this comes from the coding sequence ATGATTTTTATCAAGCAATTAGCCCTATTATTGACGGCTATTGCAGTTGTCTTCATGCCGCCCGCGACCGCCTCCAGCCAGCTTGTCTCCCAAAAGTATGCACTGCTTATCGGCGTGGACAATTATCGCAATACAGCCCAAGGCATCCAGCAGCTTCATTTCGCGGTCAGCGATGTTGATTCACTCGCTACGGTGTTGCGGGAGAACGGCTTCCATGTGGTCTGCCTGCGTAATGATGATGCAAAGCGGGAGGATATCGTCACTGAGCTGAATCGACATGCCTTTATGTTGACCGAGGATGATATTTTTCTGCTTTTCTTCTCCGGCCACGGCATCCGCAATCAGATCTTCAATAACAAAACCTATTGGCTCACCTATGATGCCCAGCTCCACTGTCTGGACGCGGACGGGATTCGTTTCGAGCATTTACTTGATTATCTGCGTGATATCAGGGCCAAGCGCAAGCTGATCCTGCTCGACAATTGCTTCGGCGGCGATCTGGTGCGGCTTGTCCCCTCCGCCCTCTCCAGTGAAGCCTCCAATCGTGCCGCAGGAACAGGTGCTCCAGGAGGAAGTAGAAGTGCAGCGTCCGATCTGGCCATCTCGCGCAATGTCATTCCCCTGGCTGAGATCAAGAGCCAAATCCAAAGCGGTGCGCAAGGGATGGTAGCCATCGCAGCCTCCAGGGCTGAAGCCATGGAATCTGATATATTCAAGCATGGTGTTTTTACCTATGCAATCCTGCAGGCTTTTAAATCCCGCGTCGCGGACAGCAACAATGACGCACAACTCTCGATAGATGAATTCAAGGCCTATTTAGCGGATAGTGTCCCGAAATTCGCCCGGCAAATCTCGCCCAGTCTGGTCCAGGATATCACCGAGGCTACAGAAGGCATTGATTTGACCAAATGGATTCTCGTCAATAATCTCCCCATCAATGTGACGGAGGTCGAGGCGAAATACAACCGTTACATTGAAAAGTTGAACCGCTGGTACCAGCGCGGATGGGTCGAACATGCCAGCAAGCTTAATTGCAGAAGCATATTGGTGATGTGGAAAGAAAGCGTGGCCTCGAATACCGCGATGGACGAACAAAGTAAAAGACTTTTTGAAAATATCCAGGCGGATATGGAGAACGAGGAGCGGCCGGAGGAATTCAGGGCAGGCGATCTTAACGAAGCCTGCAAGGCGATACAATAA
- a CDS encoding CHAT domain-containing protein, whose product MHHLKIACDRMLSSIGFFLLFCLILPGYSQFFSTCDCASEAELVQSIGAHEEHNFRMSQKFIKIFYDQGKLPSSFDPTSKKETLHYLTLLGKRNPALLFYAYNENKGRFCAWLMQGEEVFASEATLIDPYAFNALVPDLQKALRISVANQSNIPRLRDAAPLESFEDPQPSLPKMITKVSAVMFPPQISEAIRQKKINTLVIVPSSNLGTIPFYLLQIGELNLVDHISIVVAPGFYAFKELPRKSDYTFRTPIIFGDPKGYDDARWIFPALPGARAEAREVAELLAAVADTGEAASLANFQKQLQKKPQTGLIYLATHGIADAIDANDSSFVLFSDGHLSARDISRLQLRSHPLVVLSACQTGLGKNFGAGTIGLARAFIHAGASQVIMSLWSIDDLSTRHLMTDFITLTKKFPVDLALQQAVQHARNANPGQPALWAGFSVFGVPSY is encoded by the coding sequence ATGCATCATCTGAAAATAGCTTGTGATCGAATGCTCTCCTCCATTGGTTTCTTCTTGCTATTTTGCTTGATACTTCCTGGGTATTCGCAATTTTTCAGCACCTGTGATTGCGCCAGTGAGGCAGAACTCGTCCAGTCCATCGGTGCTCATGAAGAGCACAATTTCAGGATGAGTCAAAAATTCATCAAAATCTTCTACGATCAAGGCAAGCTGCCTTCATCATTCGATCCCACTTCAAAAAAAGAAACCCTGCACTATCTCACATTACTTGGTAAACGTAATCCCGCCCTCCTTTTTTACGCCTACAATGAGAACAAGGGTCGCTTTTGTGCCTGGCTCATGCAAGGCGAGGAGGTATTCGCTTCGGAGGCCACCTTGATCGATCCGTATGCTTTTAATGCTTTGGTCCCGGACCTGCAAAAAGCTTTACGGATCAGCGTGGCCAACCAGAGTAATATTCCGAGGCTGAGGGATGCAGCGCCCCTGGAGTCCTTTGAAGATCCACAACCATCACTTCCAAAGATGATCACAAAAGTAAGCGCGGTGATGTTCCCTCCCCAGATATCAGAAGCTATCCGCCAAAAAAAGATCAATACGTTGGTAATTGTCCCCAGCTCAAATTTAGGTACCATCCCCTTCTATTTGCTACAAATCGGTGAGCTGAATCTTGTTGACCATATTTCCATTGTCGTGGCCCCTGGTTTTTATGCCTTTAAGGAGTTACCTAGAAAGAGTGACTACACCTTCAGAACTCCGATTATCTTTGGGGATCCGAAGGGGTATGATGATGCCCGCTGGATTTTTCCCGCCTTGCCTGGGGCTCGCGCTGAAGCCAGAGAAGTCGCGGAGTTGCTTGCGGCTGTTGCCGATACGGGCGAGGCCGCAAGTCTGGCTAATTTTCAAAAGCAGTTACAGAAAAAACCGCAAACCGGTCTCATTTATCTGGCAACCCATGGCATTGCTGATGCAATAGATGCAAATGACAGCAGCTTCGTTCTGTTCAGCGATGGCCACTTGTCTGCCCGGGATATCTCCCGTTTGCAGCTCAGGTCGCACCCACTGGTTGTGTTGAGTGCCTGTCAGACCGGACTTGGTAAAAACTTCGGCGCAGGAACGATCGGCCTGGCCAGGGCTTTTATTCATGCTGGCGCATCCCAGGTCATCATGAGTTTGTGGAGTATCGATGATCTTTCAACCAGGCACCTGATGACGGACTTTATCACACTCACTAAAAAGTTTCCGGTGGATCTTGCGCTGCAGCAAGCAGTACAACACGCTCGCAATGCGAATCCGGGCCAGCCAGCGCTATGGGCGGGATTCAGCGTGTTCGGAGTGCCAAGCTATTAA